AAAAAGCAGGCTTTTTATACAACAAAAAAGCCATTCTCCACGATTCCTGATCCTTAGCGTTTAAAGCCAATGCATCAGCTATCGTATTTGAATGACTTGGTTATTATTTATAAAATGGCGGAGAGGATGGGATTCGAACCCATGTGAGCTTGCACTCTAACGGTTTTCAAGACCGCCCCGTTATGACCGCTTCGGTACCTCTCCAGGTGGTAAATGGATAAAGCTGCTTCCTTTTAAAACTAACTCAGGCGCAACAAAATTATTTTACCACAGACTTTCTACAAATGCAATGCCTACTGTTTGGGAGTTATAACCTCGACGCCTCGCATGTATGGACGCAGCACTTCAGGGACCACAATACTTCCGTCTTCCTGCTGATAGTTCTCCAAAATAGCGGCCACCGTACGCCCTACAGCCAATCCTGAGCCGTTCAGCGTATGTACAAATTCAGGCTTTGCCTTCGCATCTGGACGGAACCGGATGTTCGCACGACGTGCCTGGAAGTCTTCGGTGTTAGAGCACGAAGAAATTTCGCGGTACATGCCGCTCTCAGGCAGCCACACTTCCAAATCGTACGTTTTGGCAGCAGTAAATCCCATATCCCCGGTGCAAAGTGCCAGCACGCGATATGGAAGACCAAGCAGCTGCAGCACACGCTCAGCATCATTCGTCATTTTCTCCAATTCCTCGTAAGAGGTATCCGGATGAACCAGCTTGAGCATCTCTACCTTATTGAACTGATGCTGGCGAATCAAACCACGTGTGTCCCGGCCTGCTGATCCTGCTTCTGAACGGAAACAAGAGCTGTATGCCACATAATACTTTGGAAGCTGCTCCGCATTCATAATTTCTTCGCGGTGGTAGTTCGTTACCGGAACTTCAGCCGTAGGAATGAGGTAATACTCGGTGTCGCGCAGCTTGAACAAATCCTCTTCAAACTTCGGAAGTTGCCCTGTTCCATAGAGACTGTCGCGATTCACAATGTATGGAGGAAGCATTTCTTCATACCCATGCTCACTGCTGTGCAGATCCATCATAAAGTTAATCAGCGCACGCTCCAGTCGTGCTCCCAGCCCTTTGTAAAACGTGAAACGAGAACCCGTTACCTTAGCTGCGGCTTCAAAATCAAGAATGTCCAAGTTCTGTGCCAATTCCCAATGCGCTTTGGGCGTAAATGAAAACTCACGCGGCTCCGACCAGCGACGGATTTCCACATTATCCTCTTCCGAGGCACCTACAGGCACTGTGTCATTGGGAATATTCGGAATGGACATCACTTGTTCGTCGATCTGAACCTCCAGCTCGCGTACTTGCTCATCCAATTCTTTAATACGATCGGAGACCTGACGCATTTCGGCAATAAGATCATCCGCATTTTCCTTGTTCTTTTTCAGCTTGGCTACTTCACCAGATACGACATTCCGGCGATTTTTGAGTGCTTCACTTTCCTGAAGCAGCTCACGACGGCTTACATCCAAATCTGTAAAACCCTTTATCAGATCCAGCGATTTGCCTCTGTTCTGTAAAGCTTTTTCAACCCGACCAAGCTCATTACGTAAAATCTTTATATCTAACACAGGTAATCCCTCCTACACTACAACCTGACTTTCCGCTATTCGCGGACCATATCCACAAAATACTGATGTAACCGGTAATCGTCTGTTAATTCCGGATGGAAGGATGAAGCCAGCAAATGCCCCTGACGGGCGGCTACGATCTCGCCGTTGTACTCAGACAGTACGTCTACTCCTGTTCCAACAGACATGATTAACGGTGCGCGTATAAACACAGCCCGAACCGGCTGCTCAATCCCTTTAATACTCAAGTCTGTTTCGAAGCTTTCCCGTTGGCGACCAAAAGCATTACGCGATACTGTAATATCCATCAGTCCCAAGTGCGCTTCTTCCTGCCCTTGAATTGTTTTGGCCAGCACGATCAATCCTGCACAGGTACCAAATATAGGCTTACCTTGCGTGGAAAACTGACGTATAGCATCTATAAATTCATACTTGTGCATTAGCTTGCCTATGGTTGTGCTTTCGCCGCCGGGAATGATAAGACCGGACAGCTCATCGAGCTGTTCGATCTTCTTCACCGCCACGCCTTCAGCACCTGCACATTCAACACTACGTATATGCTCAGCTACAGCGCCTTGCAGCGACAATACTCCTATTTTCATGCCGGTCCCTTCTTTCCTTACCAACCACGATCCTGCATACGCTCATGCGATGCCAGCTTGGAAATTTCAATGCCCTTCATAGGAGTACCCAAATTCTTTGATACCTCTGCAATCAGCTTGTAGTCTGTATAATGAGTGGTTGCTTCCACGATTGCTCTAGCGAATTTCTCAGGGCTGTCTGATTTGAAAATACCAGAACCCACGAAGACACCATCAGCGCCCAGATGCATCATCAATGCGGCATCAGCAGGTGTTGCTACGCCGCCCGCTGCAAAGTTAACCACTGGCAGCTTACCATGCTCATGCACTTCCAGCAGCAGCTCGTAAGCAACGCCGAGGTTTTTTGCTTCTGCATACAGCTCGTCCTTCGACAGGTTTTGTACCTTCCGAATTTGGCCGTTGATAAAACGCATATGTCGAACAGCTTCAACAATATTTCCTGTTCCAGGCTCACCCTTTGTACGAATCATAGATGCGCCTTCGCCGATACGACGCAGTGCTTCTCCCAGATCCTTGGCTCCACAAACAAATGGAACGGTGAACTCCCGCTTATCGATATGGAAAACTTCATCCGCAGGTGTCAGCACTTCACTCTCATCGAGATAGTCAACGCCGAGAGATTCCAGCACCTTGGCCTCCACAAAATGGCCGATACGCGCCTTAGCCATAACAGGAATAGAAACAACCTTCATAACCTCTTCCACAATCGTCGGATCAGCCATACGAGCGACCCCACCAGCTGCACGGATATCTGAAGGCACCCGTTCAAGAGCCATTACAGCTGTAGCGCCTGCTGCCTCCGCAATTTTAGCCTGTTCAGCGTTCATGACATCCATAATCACGCCGCCTTTTTGCATCTCTGCCATACCTCTTTTAACACGCGAAGTTCCCGTTTCCATATCGTTGCCTCCTGTAAGCGTTACGTTTAGATTCTAACTTAATATTTTACCGCACCGACGCCAAATACACAATCATTTCTAGCTGCAAAATAAGCAATGAAGAAGGTGCATTGTGTTTCTCTCGCTAATTAGAAGAGGTTTTTAATACTCTGGAACAAATCACCAAAGAAATCTCCGATTGCCCGGAAAAGCATCCGGAACCAGCCGCCTTCTTCCACTGCCGTCGTCGTAACCAAATCCACAGTTTTTACCTGGCCTTTATCCGAGCCATCTGTTTTGTACGTATACGTGATTGTTCCGACTTTTGCCCCTTGCTTCAATGGCGCCACGAGAGAGCTTGCCGGCGTTATGTTCGTTGTGAAAGTTACCTTAGGATTGCTCGCGCCCTTAGGCACGATAAAACTTACTGCATCCTTGGTCACAACAGACACTTCTGTTTCTTTACCTTTGGTGACAGGCACATTCTCTATACCCTTAACTACTGTCTTTGGTGCTACAACCTGTTTCACTTCAAAATTATCAAAACCATAGTTCAGTACTTTAGCCGTCTCCGTAAAACGGTGAGGTTCAGAGTCTGCTCCCATAACTACACTAATAAGGCGCATTCCGTTGCGCTCGGCTGTTCCGGTAAAGCAGTTCCCCGCGTTGGTCGTATGGCCGGTTTTCATTCCATCCAGACCCGGATAGGCAAACTTTCTAAAGTTGGTGATATTTTTGTTTGCTTCCAGCATCCAGTTGTAGTTAACAATCGGTGCCTTGTCCGTCGGACGGAATTTATAGGATTGAATCGTCGTAAATCGTGTGTAATCCGGATGGTCCTTAATAATGTTGCTCGCTAGTGTTGCCGCATCTCTCGCTGTCATCACAGTCTCCCGATCTGTATTCGGCTGATAGGCTGTCGGCATATCCTTACGGTCTAATCCTGTAGAGTTGATGAAATACGTGTTTTTCATGCCCATTTTTTGGGCGGTCTCATTCATTAATTTAACAAAATCCTGCTCCGTCCCAGATACACGCTCCGCAAGGGCTACCGTTGCATCATTAGCAGAACCTACCGCCATGGCAATATAAAGCTCTTCTACCGTATGTTGATCACCTTGAGCCAAAAAAATACGCGATCCGATGCTCTTAGCAGCGTTCTCATTAACAGTTACCTTGTCGGTCCATTTGAGCTTACCCTGCTTGACCTGCTCAGCCACGATGTATTCGGTCATCATTTTAGTCATACTGGCTGGCGGAAGCGGCTCATCCGGGTTCATGGACAGCAGCACCTGCCCTGTGGAAGGCTCAATCAGGATAGCGGAACGTAGTGCCAGACTTGGCGGGTTAATGGAGCCTGTCCCCGTGATTTTAGTAGCCTCTGTTGTCGCTCCCGCGGCAAAAGTAGCCACAGTCGGATCGAAATGGCCTACAACAGGCAACACCGACATATACATCAAATTGAGCGCCATAACAGCAGTTACGCTTTTCTTAATCATACTGCGTTTGTTATTTTGTTTTTGATTGTTCGCTTTCAAATGAATACAAACTCCTCTCATACCTCAACCCGATCCGCTACGTATAACGAGGCGGTGGTTATAGCCTCTACTAGGCAAATGTAATTAATGTTTTAGTGTCTTATCGTTCATTGGATTTCATCTTCTAAGTTCGGATCTGTCATGAGCATACTATGCTCGTATCTCTGATCCAGCAGGCACTCATTCAAGAGTCTTGGTGTGTCTTTACTTTATCAATAACTCTATAAAATGGCGTACACTTGTCTATTCTATCACAGGGGTATCTCTAAAAAAAGACAGGCAGAGCGAAATGCGCTCTGCCTGTCGTCAAGTCTATCAAAGCTGAACTCTATAAAGAGTAGTTTGGTGCTTCTTTCGTAATTTGTACATCATGCGGATGACTTTCGCGCAGACCTGCGCCAGTAATACGGATAAAGCTTGTATCGTTGCGAAGCTCCTCAATATTAGCTGTACCGCAATATCCCATACCGGAACGTAGACCGCCCAGCAGTTGATGAACAGTGTCGGATAGTGGCCCTTTATAAGCAACACGTCCTTCGATACCTTCCGGTACCAGCTTCTTATCGTCATCTTGGAAATACCGATCTTTACTACCCTGCTTCATCGCAGCCATTGAGCCCATACCCCGATATACTTTAAAGCGGCGTCCTTGATAGATTTCGGATTCGCCCGGGCTTTCTTCCGTACCTGCAAAAAGACTTCCCAGCATTACCGCGGAAGCTCCTGCCGCAATGGCCTTTGTAATCTCGCCGGAGTATTTAATACCACCGTCTGCAATAATCGGAATATTATACTCCCGTGCTACGGTTGCACAATCATAAATAGCTGTTATTTGTGGAACACCAATACCTGCAATTACGCGAGTTGTACAGATAGAGCCTGGACCAATTCCGACTTTTACGACCGAAGCCCCTGCTTCGATCAACTCACGCGTTCCGTCACCAGTAGCTACATTGCCCGCTACAATGGTCAGATCTGGGTAAGCACTACGCAACTTGCGAACCGCCTCGATAATGTTAATATGATGACCGTGAGCAGAATCCACGACAATCACATCTACGCCAGCTTTTACAAGTGCTTCAGTGCGATCAAATGTATCTTTGGAAATACCGACAGCCGCACCGACCAGAAGACGCCCCTGTACATCTTTCGCTGCGTTTGGAAATTGAATAGCCTTCTCAATATCCTTAATAGTGATAAGACCTTTGAGATAATTTTCATCATCGACCAAAGGAAGTTTTTCAATTTTATGCTTTTGCAAAATAACTTCCGCTTCCTGTAAAGTCGTTCCTACAGGCGCAGTTACCAGTTCTTCCTTCGTCATAACTTCACTGATTTTAAGATTAAAATCATGAATAAAGCGAAGATCGCGGTTAGTAATAATACCAACCAGCTTGTTTTCTTCGTTTACAATAGGTACACCAGAAATCCGATATTTCCCCATAACCGCCTCAGCATCGGATACCAAGTGATCTGGATTCAATGAAAATGGATTGGTGATTACACCGCTCTCCGAGCGTTTAACCCGATCCACCTCTTCCGCTTGTTGTTCAATCGACATATTTTTATGAATAATACCGATACCACCCTCACGAGCCATCGCAATTGCCAGCACTGCCTCAGTAACAGTATCCATACCAGCACTCATCAAAGGAATATTCAGCTTCACGTTATCACTCAAACGAGTCGCCACGCTAACTTCTTTAGGTAGAACCTCCGACTTACGAGGTACCAGCAAAACATCGTCAAAGGTAAGGCCTTCCTTACCAAATTTATCTTCCCACACCAAGATGATCCTCCTTCAAATGTTTAGTCTGTATTAGTCTTGTTGTCTGTCCGACATGGACAAATCAAGGCTCTCTGAAAATATATTATTGCAATCTTAGCAAAGCGGTATAGGGGTGTCAAGCCTCCATCAGCGGTCCTAACCCTTAGTATTTCCCTGTACAAACAAGTGTACTCCTACGAAGGACATCCTTTATAAATAAGCGTTTCCAAATAAACCAGGTCATCCTTAAATGGATATTTCTAACTTGGGAAAGCAGTATAGAAGCAATTCAATTCTATAGATTGTTTGGCCGTATACAAAATAGAACCATGATCTCATTGAGATCATGGTTCTATTCGTTTGTTGCTTGGCAACGTCCTACTCTCCCAGGACCCTGCGGTCCAAGTACCATCGGCGCTGGAGGGCTTAACGGTCGTGTTCGGGATGGGTACGTGTGGAACCCCTCCGCTATCGCCACCAAACATGAATTTGCCTCGCAAATTCTTCCGTATTGAAACTTGATTCATCACATATCGTGTGAATGAATTTCAATGCGTATTTCGTATGCACTTGTACATACCTTCAAGGTGTTACACCCTGAAAACTGGATCCGAAACTCTATTGCGTCCTATCTTTAGGATAAGCCCTCGACCGATTAGTATTGGTCAGCTCCATGCATTACTGCACTTCCACCCCCAACCTATCTACCTCGTCGTCTTCAAGGGGTCTTACATACTGGGAAATCTCATCTTGAGGGGGGCTTCACGCTTAGATGCTTTCAGCGCTTATCCCTTCCGTACATAGCTACCCAGCTGTGCTTCTGGCGAAACAACTGGTACACCAGCGGTACGTCCATCCCGGTCCTCTCGTACTAAGGACAGCTCCTCTCAAATTTCCTACGCCCACGACAGATAGGGACCGAACTGTCTCACGACGTTCTGAACCCAGCTCGCGTACCGCTTTAATGGGCGAACAGCCCAACCCTTGGGACCTACTTCAGCCCCAGGATGCGATGAGCCGACATCGAGGTGCCAAACCTCCCCGTCGATGTGGACTCTTGGGGGAGATAAGCCTGTTATCCCCAGGGTAGCTTTTATCCGTTGAGCGATGGCCCTTCCATGCGGTACCACCGGATCACTAAGCCCGACTTTCGTCCCTGCTCGACTTGTAGGTCTCGCAGTCAAGCTCCCTTCTGCCTTTGCACTCTTCGAATGATTTCCAACCATTCTGAGGGAACCTTGGGGCGCCTCCGTTACTCTTTAGGAGGCGACCGCCCCAGTCAAACTGCCCACCTGACACTGTCCTCGTACCGGATCACGGTACCAAGTTAGAACCTAGATACGATCAGGGTGGTATCCCAAGGATGCCTCCCCTCAAGCTGGCGCTCAAGGCTCGACGGCTCCCACCTATCCTGTACAGATCGTACCCAAATTCAATATCAAGCTGCAGTAAAGCTCCATGGGGTCTTTCCGTCTTGTCGCGGGTAACCTGCATCTTCACAGGTATTAAAATTT
This DNA window, taken from Paenibacillus kribbensis, encodes the following:
- the pdxS gene encoding pyridoxal 5'-phosphate synthase lyase subunit PdxS; this encodes METGTSRVKRGMAEMQKGGVIMDVMNAEQAKIAEAAGATAVMALERVPSDIRAAGGVARMADPTIVEEVMKVVSIPVMAKARIGHFVEAKVLESLGVDYLDESEVLTPADEVFHIDKREFTVPFVCGAKDLGEALRRIGEGASMIRTKGEPGTGNIVEAVRHMRFINGQIRKVQNLSKDELYAEAKNLGVAYELLLEVHEHGKLPVVNFAAGGVATPADAALMMHLGADGVFVGSGIFKSDSPEKFARAIVEATTHYTDYKLIAEVSKNLGTPMKGIEISKLASHERMQDRGW
- the pdxT gene encoding pyridoxal 5'-phosphate synthase glutaminase subunit PdxT, with the protein product MKIGVLSLQGAVAEHIRSVECAGAEGVAVKKIEQLDELSGLIIPGGESTTIGKLMHKYEFIDAIRQFSTQGKPIFGTCAGLIVLAKTIQGQEEAHLGLMDITVSRNAFGRQRESFETDLSIKGIEQPVRAVFIRAPLIMSVGTGVDVLSEYNGEIVAARQGHLLASSFHPELTDDYRLHQYFVDMVRE
- a CDS encoding D-alanyl-D-alanine carboxypeptidase family protein, which codes for MKANNQKQNNKRSMIKKSVTAVMALNLMYMSVLPVVGHFDPTVATFAAGATTEATKITGTGSINPPSLALRSAILIEPSTGQVLLSMNPDEPLPPASMTKMMTEYIVAEQVKQGKLKWTDKVTVNENAAKSIGSRIFLAQGDQHTVEELYIAMAVGSANDATVALAERVSGTEQDFVKLMNETAQKMGMKNTYFINSTGLDRKDMPTAYQPNTDRETVMTARDAATLASNIIKDHPDYTRFTTIQSYKFRPTDKAPIVNYNWMLEANKNITNFRKFAYPGLDGMKTGHTTNAGNCFTGTAERNGMRLISVVMGADSEPHRFTETAKVLNYGFDNFEVKQVVAPKTVVKGIENVPVTKGKETEVSVVTKDAVSFIVPKGASNPKVTFTTNITPASSLVAPLKQGAKVGTITYTYKTDGSDKGQVKTVDLVTTTAVEEGGWFRMLFRAIGDFFGDLFQSIKNLF
- the serS gene encoding serine--tRNA ligase, encoding MLDIKILRNELGRVEKALQNRGKSLDLIKGFTDLDVSRRELLQESEALKNRRNVVSGEVAKLKKNKENADDLIAEMRQVSDRIKELDEQVRELEVQIDEQVMSIPNIPNDTVPVGASEEDNVEIRRWSEPREFSFTPKAHWELAQNLDILDFEAAAKVTGSRFTFYKGLGARLERALINFMMDLHSSEHGYEEMLPPYIVNRDSLYGTGQLPKFEEDLFKLRDTEYYLIPTAEVPVTNYHREEIMNAEQLPKYYVAYSSCFRSEAGSAGRDTRGLIRQHQFNKVEMLKLVHPDTSYEELEKMTNDAERVLQLLGLPYRVLALCTGDMGFTAAKTYDLEVWLPESGMYREISSCSNTEDFQARRANIRFRPDAKAKPEFVHTLNGSGLAVGRTVAAILENYQQEDGSIVVPEVLRPYMRGVEVITPKQ
- the guaB gene encoding IMP dehydrogenase, with the protein product MWEDKFGKEGLTFDDVLLVPRKSEVLPKEVSVATRLSDNVKLNIPLMSAGMDTVTEAVLAIAMAREGGIGIIHKNMSIEQQAEEVDRVKRSESGVITNPFSLNPDHLVSDAEAVMGKYRISGVPIVNEENKLVGIITNRDLRFIHDFNLKISEVMTKEELVTAPVGTTLQEAEVILQKHKIEKLPLVDDENYLKGLITIKDIEKAIQFPNAAKDVQGRLLVGAAVGISKDTFDRTEALVKAGVDVIVVDSAHGHHINIIEAVRKLRSAYPDLTIVAGNVATGDGTRELIEAGASVVKVGIGPGSICTTRVIAGIGVPQITAIYDCATVAREYNIPIIADGGIKYSGEITKAIAAGASAVMLGSLFAGTEESPGESEIYQGRRFKVYRGMGSMAAMKQGSKDRYFQDDDKKLVPEGIEGRVAYKGPLSDTVHQLLGGLRSGMGYCGTANIEELRNDTSFIRITGAGLRESHPHDVQITKEAPNYSL